A window of the Hordeum vulgare subsp. vulgare chromosome 5H, MorexV3_pseudomolecules_assembly, whole genome shotgun sequence genome harbors these coding sequences:
- the LOC123451907 gene encoding nudix hydrolase 23, chloroplastic, with amino-acid sequence MLLLRSHHLLLPHAARLLARRAAAAPLPRTAAAARLRPLRMSASNHSGAGASSPSAPSPPPAPAMPKSRIPFCPACGSPTKLAVPDGDEKMRAVCSSCGRVHYENPKMVVGCLVEHDNKVLLCRRKIEPAYGLWTLPAGYLEVGESAAAGASRETLEEACADVEIVSPFAQLDIPLIGQSYIIFRARMKTPSFSPGSESLECALFALDDIPFDSLAFSSIIVTLRMYIEDVKAGNIKFHYCTINKRIGAGPSDLRSFDIDNHLAV; translated from the exons ATGCTCCTCCTCAGATcccaccacctcctcctacccCACGCCGCCCGCCTCCTcgcccgccgcgccgccgccgcgccccttccccgcaccgccgccgccgcccgcctccgCCCGCTCCGGATGTCGGCCTCCAACCACTCCGGCGCCGGCGCCAGCTCCCCCTCCGCCCCCTCGCCGCCCCCGGCCCCCGCG ATGCCCAAGTCGAGGATACCTTTCTGCCCAGCCTGTGGAAGTCCGACGAAATTGGCCGTGCCAGACGGAGACGAGAAGATGAGGGCTGTCTGTTCTTCTTGTGGGAGAGTGCACTACGAGAACCCCAAAATG GTTGTCGGTTGTCTTGTGGAGCATGATAACAAGGTCCTCCTTTGCAGAAGAAAGATTGAACCGGCTTATGGCCTTTG GACTCTTCCTGCTGGTTATTTGGAAGTTGGAGAGTCTGCAGCAGCAGGAGCCTCGAGGGAAACATTGGAAGAAGCTTGTGCAGATGTGGAGATAGTCTCACCTTTTGCTCAGTTGGATATTCCGCTAATTGGCCAA AGTTACATTATTTTCCGAGCAAGAATGAAGACCCCCAGTTTCTCACCTGGATCCGAATCGCTAGAATGTGCACTTTTTGCTCTGGATGATATACCGTTCGATTCTCTAGCATTTTCTTCAATCATTGTCACTTTGAGAATG TATATTGAAGATGTCAAGGCTGGAAACATCAAATTCCACTATTGCACTATAAACAAGAG GATCGGGGCCGGCCCTTCAGATCTCCGTAGCTTCGATATCGACAACCATTTAGCCGTGTGA
- the LOC123451906 gene encoding UTP--glucose-1-phosphate uridylyltransferase, which yields MAAAAVAADSKIDGLRDAVAKLGEISENEKAGFISLVSRYLSGEAEQIEWSKIQTPTDEVVVPYDTLAPPPEDLDAMKALLDKLVVLKLNGGLGTTMGCTGPKSVIEVRNGFTFLDLIVIQIESLNKKYGCSVPLLLMNSFNTHDDTQKIVEKYSNSNIEIHTFNQSQYPRIVTEDFLPLPSKGQTGKDGWYPPGHGDVFPSLNNSGKLDTLLSQGKEYVFVANSDNLGAIVDIKILNHLIHNQNEYCMEVTPKTLADVKGGTLISYEGRVQLLEIAQVPDEHVDEFKSIEKFKIFNTNNLWVNLKAIKRLVDAEALKMEIIPNPKEVDGVKVLQLETAAGAAIRFFEKAIGINVPRSRFLPVKATSDLLLVQSDLYTLVDGYVIRNPARVKPSNPSIELGPEFKKVANFLARFKSIPSIVELDSLKVSGDVSFGSGVVLKGNVTIAAKAGVKLEIPDGAVLENKDINGPEDI from the exons atggccgccgccgccgtcgccgccgactCCAAGATCGACGGCCTCCGCGACGCCGTCGCCAAGCTCGGCGAGATCAG CGAAAACGAGAAGGCCGGGTTCATCAGCCTCGTCTCGCGCTACCTCAG CGGCGAGGCGGAGCAGATCGAGTGGAGCAAGATCCAGACCCCCACCGATGAGGTCGTGGTGCCCTACGACACCCTCGCGCCCCCTCCCGAAG ATCTCGACGCCATGAAGGCCCTGCTCGACAAGCTCGTGGTGCTCAAGCTCAACGGAGGCCTCGGCACCACCATGGGCTGCACCGGCCCCAA GTCTGTCATTGAAGTTCGCAATGGGTTTACATTTCTTGACCTTATTGTGATTCAGATTGAG TCCCTGAACAAGAAGTATGGATGCAGTGTTCCTTTGCTTCTAATGAACTCTTTCAACActcatgacgacacacagaag ATTGTTGAGAAGTACTCCAACTccaacattgaaattcacactttCAACCAG AGCCAATATCCTCGCATTGTTACTGAGGACTTCTTGCCGCTTCCAAGCAAAGGGCAGACAGGGAAGGATGGCTG GTACCCCCCAGGCCACGGTGATGTGTTCCCCTCTTTGAACAACAGTGGAAAACTTGATACCTTACTGTCACAG GGAAAGGAGTATGTCTTCGTGGCGAACTCAGACAACTTGGGTGCTATAGTTGACATCA AGATATTAAACCACCTGATCCATAACCAGAATGAGTACTGCATGGAGGTTACTCCAAAAACATTGGCTGATGTTAAAGGTGGTACCCTCATCTCGTACGAAGGAAGGGTCCAG CTCTTGGAGATTGCCCAAGTCCCTGATGAGCAT GTGGATGAATTCAAGTCGATCGAGAAGTTCAAGATATTTAACACAAACAACCT GTGGGTGAACTTGAAGGCGATCAAGAGGCTTGTAGATGCTGAAGCACTTAAGATGGAAATCATTCCCAACCCCAAG GAAGTTGATGGTGTGAAAGTGCTACAGCTAGAAACCGCAGCTGGAGCAGCGATCAGG TTCTTTGAGAAAGCAATCGGCATCAATGTTCCCCGCTCAAGGTTTCTGCCCGTGAAGGCTACATCTGATTTGTTGCTTGTGCAG TCTGATCTCTATACCTTGGTCGATGGCTATGTCATCCGCAACCCGGCCAGAGTGAAGCCATCGAACCCTTCAATTGAGCTTGGTCCTGAGTTCAAAAAG GTTGCCAACTTCCTTGCCCGTTTCAAGTCGATCCCCAGCATCGTCGAGCTTGACAGCTTGAAGGTCTCTGGTGATGTCTCGTTTGGCTCTGGAGTCGTACTCAAG GGCAACGTGACCATCGCCGCCAAGGCTGGAGTCAAGTTGGAGATCCCAGACGGAGCGGTGCTTGAGAACAAG GACATCAACGGCCCAGAGGATATTTGA